One region of Oryza glaberrima chromosome 7, OglaRS2, whole genome shotgun sequence genomic DNA includes:
- the LOC127779090 gene encoding poly [ADP-ribose] polymerase 1, whose protein sequence is MAAPPKAWKAEYAKSGRSSCKSCRSPIGKDQLRLGKMVQATQFDGFMPMWNHASCILSKKNQIKSVDDVEGIDTLRWDDQEKIRNYVGSAPATASSAAAISDKCTIEVAKSARTSCRRCGEKITKGTVRVSSKLEGQGWYHASCFLEMSPAAPVENFSGWEILSHEDKGAVLDLVKKDAPSSGQTSSKGSKRKNNQNDIHDCKAPKIIRSISEGTAEDKGKAVASHDSNASSTDLQEKLKEQSDTLWKLKDELKKHVSTAELRNMLEANGQDTSGPERHLLDRCADGMLFGELGTCPVCSSFLYYHGGQYHCSGYVSEWSKCTYSTTEPVRSKKKWKIPDEMDNGYLTKWFKSQKVKKPERVLPPMSPEKSLCQSTQQNWSFLSEGLDKLRVSLVGQSKDVVDGWKQKLKDAGANFNATVTKDSSCLVLCGELESENAEVKKARRLKIPILRQGYLGECIRKNRVLPFDLYKVETALESSKGGTMTVKVKGRSAVHESSGLQDTGHILEDGKSIYNTTLNMSDLTRGVNSYYILQVIEEDNGSDCYVFRKWGRVGNEKIGGTKLEEMPKIDAIQEFRRLFLEKTGNPWEAWEQKTNFQKQPGKFYPLDIDYGVRQGPKRKDIDKMKSSLAPQLLELMNMLFNIETYRAAMLEFKINMSEMPLGKLSKENIQKGFEALTEIQNLLGNTDNQELAVRESLIVAASNRFFTLIPSIHPHIIQDEDDLMVKVKMLEALQDIEIASKLVGFDSDNDESLDDKYKKLRCAISPLPHDCEDYKLVEKYLLNTHAPTHKEWSLELEEVFSLDRDGEFNKYSRYKNNLHNKMLLWHGSRLTNYVGILSQGLRIAPPEAPVTGYMFGKGLYFADLVSKSAQYCYVDRKNPVGLMLLSEVALGDMYELKKATSMDKPPRGKHSTKGLGKTVPLESEFAKWRDDVVVPCGKPVPASIKTSELMYNEYIVYNTSQVKMQYLLKVRFHHKR, encoded by the exons atggcggcgccgcccaagGCCTGGAAGGCGGAGTACGCTAAGTCCGGGCGGTCCTCGTGCAAGTCGTGCAGGTCCCCCATCGGGAAGGACCAGCTCCGGCTCGGCAAGATGGTCCAGGCCACGCAGTTCGACGGATTCATGCCC atGTGGAACCATGCCAGTTGCATCCTTAGTAAGAAAAACCAGATAAAATC TGTTGATGATGTTGAAGGAATAGACACACTCAGATGGGATGACCAAGAGAAGATAAGAAATTATGTTGGAAGTGCGCCAGCTACTGCAAGTTCTGCAGCTGCTATTTCAGATAAATGCACCATTGAGGTTGCTAAATCTGCCCGTACTTCCTGTAGACGGTGTGGTGAAAAGATAACAAAGGGAACG GTTCGTGTTTCATCTAAGCTTGAAGGGCAAGGTTGGTATCACGCCAGCTGTTTTTTGGAGATGTCCCCAGCTGCACCTGTTGAGAATTTCTCAGGCTGGGAGATCCTGTCGCATGAGGATAAAGGAGCTGTTCTTGATCTTGTTAAGAAAGATGCCCCCAGCTCAG GGCAAACATCTTCTAAGGGTTCCAAGCGCAAGAATAATCAGAATGATATACATGACTGCAAAGCTCCCAAGATAATCAGGAGTATATCAGAAGGCACAGCAGAAGATAAAGGGAAAGCTGTTGCATCACATGATTCCAATGCTAGTTCTACTGATCTTCAAGAAAAGCTTAAAGAGCAGAGTGACACACTTTGGAAATTGAAGGATGAACTTAAGAAGCATGTGTCAACTGCTGAACTAAGGAACATGCTCGAAGCAAATGGGCAGGATACATCTGGACCAGAGCGGCATCTATTAGACCGTTG TGCTGATGGGATGCTTTTTGGAGAATTGGGTACTTGCCCAGTTTGTTCTAGCTTCCTTTACTATCATGGTGGCCAGTATCATTGCAGTGGCTATGTGTCAGAATGGTCCAAGTGTACATACTCTACGACAGAACCTGTGCGCAgtaaaaagaaatggaaaattCCTGACGAAATGGATAATGGTTATCTTACAAAG TGGTTCAAGTCTCAAAAGGTTAAGAAACCAGAGAGAGTTCTTCCGCCAATGTCACCTGAGAAATCATTGTGCCAATCAACCCAGCAAAACTGGTCTTTCCTTAGTGAAGGATTGGATAAATTGAGAGTTTCTTTAGTAGGACAATCTAAAGATGTGGTT GATGGATGGAAACAGAAGCTGAAAGATGCTGGTGCCAACTTTAATGCCACAGTTACCAAAG ACAGCAGCTGCTTAGTTTTATGTGGTGAGCTTGAGAGTGAGAATGCTGAAGTCAAGAAAGCAAG GAGGTTGAAGATACCAATTCTGCGACAAGGTTACCTTGGAGAATGCATTAGAAAAAACAGGGTGCTTCCATTTGATTTGTATAAAGTAGAAACTGCATTGGAATCTTCTAAAGGAGGCACAATGACTGTTAAAGTTAAAGGGCGAAGTGCTGTTCATGAGTCATCTGGTTTGCAAGATACAGGTCATATTCTTGAAGATGGAAAAAGCATATATAATACAACCCTGAACATGTCTGACCTGACAAGAGGTGTGAACAG CTATTATATACTTCAGGTCATTGAAGAGGATAATGGTTCTGATTGTTATGTATTCCGAAAGTGGGGACGAGTTGGGAATGAAAAAATTGGAGGCACTAAGTTGGAGGAGATGCCGAAAATTGATGCTATTCAGGAATTTAGAAGATTGTTTCTTGAGAAGACTGGAAACCCCTGGGAAGCATGGGAACAAAAAACAAATTTCCAAAAGCAGCCTGGGAAATTTTATCCACTTGACATT GACTATGGTGTAAGGCAAGGACCAAAGCGGAAAGACATTGACAAAATGAAAAGTTCACTTGCTCCCCAGTTGCTGGAGCTCATGAATATGCTTTTCAATATTGAAACATACAG GGCTGCTATGCTGGAATTCAAAATTAACATGTCCGAGATGCCCCTCGGTAAACTAAGCAAGGAAAATATCCAAAAAG GTTTTGAAGCATTAACTGAGATACAGAATCTATTGGGTAACACTGACAATCAAGAACTGGCGGTTAGAGAGAGCTTGATCGTTGCTGCGAGCAATCGTTTCTTCACCCTTATTCCTTCTATTCATCCTCACATTATACAAGATGAGGATGATTTGATGGTGAAA GTGAAAATGCTTGAAGCTCTGCAAGATATTGAAATTGCTTCTAAACTTGTTGGCTTCGATAGTGACAATGATGAGTCTCTTGATGACAAGTACAAGAAACTTCGATGTGCCATTTCTCCACTCCCTCATGATTGTGAAGATTACAAGCTAGTTGAGAAGTATCTTCTTAACACTCATGCTCCTACCCACAAG GAGTGGTCACTGGAATTAGAGGAAGTCTTTTCGCTTGATCGAGATGGAGAATTCAACAAGTACTCAAGATATAAGAATAATCTCCATAACAAGATGTTGTTATGGCATG GTTCAAGGTTGACCAATTATGTTGGAATACTTAGTCAAGGACTAAGAATAGCACCTCCTGAGGCTCCCGTGACAGGCTATATG TTCGGGAAAGGCCTCTACTTTGCAGATTTAGTAAGCAAGAGTGCACAATATTGTTACGTGGATAGGAAGAATCCAGTTGGTTTGATGCTTCTTTCCGAGGTTGCTCTAGGTGACATGTATGAACTGAAGAAAGCCACG TCCATGGACAAACCTCCAAGAGGGAAGCACTCGACCAAGGGCTTAGGCAAAACTGTGCCGCTCGAGTCCGAGTTTGCGAAATGGAGGGATGATGTTGTGGTGCCGTGCGGAAAGCCAGTGCCAGCATCTATCAAGACATCTGAGCTTATGTACAATGAGTATATTGTCTACAATACATCCCAG GTCAAGATGCAGTACCTGTTGAAGGTTAGGTTCCATCACAAGAGGTGA
- the LOC127779091 gene encoding protein CDI-like — MSDTPTDDVVMTGPVAGAGDVQGAAAETFRVFVGYDSREDIAYRVCRRSLLRRSSVPVAVIPIVQQELRSAGLYWRERGPTESTEFSFTRFLTPHLAGYRGWALFVDCDFLFVADVAELARMADPRYAVLCVHHAYAPKEATKMDGAVQTVYPRKNWSSMVLFNCAHPKNRAALTPEAVSTQSGAYLHRFMWLDDADIGEVPFVWNFLVGHNRFDHADTAGTAPRAIHYTSGGPWFEQYKNCEFAELWVQERDAYEAEAEEEEEKEEHEAKAILHAPAAPSAVSVDA; from the coding sequence ATGTCGGACACGCCTACCGACGACGTCGTGATGACTGGCCCTGTagctggcgccggcgacgtgcaGGGGGCGGCGGCTGAGACGTTCCGCGTGTTCGTCGGGTACGACTCGCGCGAGGACATCGCGTACCGCGTGTGCCGGCGCTCCCTGCTGCGGCGCTCCTCCGTGCCGGTGGCCGTGATCCCGATCGTGCAGCAGGAGCTCCGGTCGGCGGGGCTGTACTGGCGGGAGCGCGGGCCCACGGAGAGCACCGAGTTCTCCTTCACCCGCTTCCTGACGCCCCACCTCGCCGGCTACCGCGGCTGGGCGCTCTTCGTCGACTGCGACTTCCtcttcgtcgccgacgtcgcggAGCTGGCGCGCATGGCCGACCCGCGCTACGCGGTGCTGTGCGTGCACCACGCCTACGCGCCCAAGGAGGCCACCAAGATGGACGGCGCCGTGCAGACGGTGTACCCGCGCAAGAACTGGTCGTCCATGGTGCTCTTCAACTGCGCCCACCCAAAGAACCGCGCCGCGCTGACGCCCGAGGCCGTGAGCACGCAGAGCGGCGCGTACCTGCACCGCTTCATGTGGCTGGACGACGCCGACATCGGCGAGGTGCCCTTCGTGTGGAACTTCCTCGTGGGGCACAACCGCTTCGACCACGCCGACACGGCCGGGACGGCGCCGCGCGCCATCCACTACACTTCCGGCGGGCCGTGGTTCGAGCAGTACAAGAACTGCGAGTTCGCGGAGCTCTGGGTCCAGGAACGTGACGCGTATgaggccgaggcggaggaggaggaggagaaggaagagcaCGAGGCCAAGGCCATCCTGCATGCCCCTGCTGCGCCGTCGGCAGTTTCCGTGGACGCCTGA